From Cricetulus griseus strain 17A/GY chromosome 1 unlocalized genomic scaffold, alternate assembly CriGri-PICRH-1.0 chr1_0, whole genome shotgun sequence, a single genomic window includes:
- the Trim59 gene encoding tripartite motif-containing protein 59, which translates to MHNFEEELTCPICYSIFEDPRVLPCSHTFCRNCLENVLQASGNFYIWRPLRIPLKCPNCRSIIEIASTGIESLPVNFALRAIIEKYQQEDHPDVVTCPEHYRQPLNVYCLLDKKLVCGHCLTIGQHHGHPIDDLQSAYLKEKDTPQKLFKQLTDTHWTDITRLIEKLEEQKCHSEKMLQGDKEVVLQYFKELTDALEQKKKKFLAALCDVGKLINQEYTPQIERVKEIREQQLELMTVTTSLQDESPLKFLEKIDDVRQRVQMLKRRPLPEAKPVEIYPRVSKVLKEEWSRTEIGHIKKAVIPEMRISSRRMPCSWPDKDEKEIEFFKILNIVIVSLISVILMLILLFNQHIITFLNEITSICFSEVSLSVYQSLSNNLCDLKNMVCYPLYLLKEFMWKIVSR; encoded by the coding sequence ATGCACAATTTTGAGGAGGAGTTAACGTGTCCCATTTGTTACAGTATTTTTGAAGATCCTCGAGTACTACCATGCTCTCATACATTTTGTAGAAATTGTTTGGAAAATGTTCTTCAGGCATCTGGTAACTTTTATATATGGAGACCTTTGCGAATTCCACTCAAGTGCCCTAACTGCAGAAGTATTATTGAAATTGCTTCAACTGGTATAGAATCCTTACCTGTAAATTTTGCATTAAGAGCAATTATTGAAAAGTACCAGCAAGAAGACCACCCAGATGTTGTCACCTGCCCTGAACATTACAGGCAACCATTAAATGTTTATTGTCTACTAGATAAAAAATTAGTTTGTGGCCATTGTCTTACTATAGGCCAACATCATGGTCATCCTATAGATGACCTTCAAAGTGcctatttgaaagaaaaagatacacCTCAGAAGTTGTTTAAACAGTTAACGGACACACATTGGACAGATATCACTCGTCTTATTGAAAAGCTTGAAGAACAGAAATGTCATTCTGAGAAAATGCTTCAAGGTGATAAGGAGGTTGTTCTCCAGTACTTTAAGGAGCTTACTGATGCattagaacagaagaaaaaaaaatttttggcAGCTCTCTGTGATGTTGGCAAGCTGATTAATCAAGAATACACTCCACAGATTGAAAGAGTGAAGGAGATAAGAGAACAACAACTTGAGTTAATGACAGTGACTACATCTTTACAAGATGAGTCTCCTcttaaatttctagaaaaaattGATGATGTCCGACAACGTGTGCAGATGTTGAAACGAAGACCACTTCCTGAGGCTAAGCCTGTTGAAATTTATCCTCGAGTAAGCAAAGTATTAAAGGAAGAATGGAGCAGAACAGAAATTGGACATATTAAGAAAGCTGTCATTCCTGAAATGAGAATTTCTTCAAGAAGGATGCCATGTTCCTGGCCTGACAAGGATGAAAAAGAAAtcgaattttttaaaattttaaatattgttataGTTTCACTAATTTCAGTGATATTAATGTTGATACTCCTTTTCAACCAACACATAATCACCTTCTTAAATGAAATCACTTCAATATGTTTCTCTGAAGTCTCTTTGTCTGTTTACCAAAGTTTATCTAATAATTTATGTGACTTAAAAAATATGGTATGCTATCCTTTATATTTGTTAAAGGAATTCATGTGGAAAATAGTTTCTCGTTGA